From the Penicillium oxalicum strain HP7-1 chromosome V, whole genome shotgun sequence genome, one window contains:
- a CDS encoding V-type proton ATPase subunit e, producing MANGWSLLVGLIVIVALSLAAWFFSPKGETQTVWRSTLILSFVSCYLMWAIVFMAQLHPLIAPKRTDIRPGHSSE from the exons ATGGCGAACGG ATGGAGTCTTCTCGTTGGTCTCATTGTCATTGTGGCTCTCTCACTAGCTGCGTGGTTCTTTAGCCCCAAGGGCGAAACCCAAAC TGTCTGGCGCAGCACGCTTATTCTCTCGTTCGTCTCATGTTATTTGATGTGGG CAATTGTCTTTATGGCCCAGTTACATCCCCTCATTGCACCCAAGAGAACCGACATCCGACCCGGTCACTCATCAGAGTAG
- a CDS encoding putative proteasome subunit alpha gives MFIARSEYDRGINTFSPEGRLFQVEYSLEAIKLGSTAIGVATSEGVILGVEKRVTSTLLEASSVEKIVEIDQHIGCAMSGLQADARNLVEHARVECQNHAFHYAEPLRVESTTQAICDLALRFGESGDDEGSVMSRPFGVALLIAGYDEDGPQLYHAEPSGTFYRYDAKAIGSGSEGAQAELQNEYHRSLTLAEAESLVLKTLKQVMEEKLDAKNVQLASVTKEKGFRIYNDEEMGRAVAQLGGNQ, from the exons ATGTTCATTGCACGCTCAGAATATG ACCGTGGTATCAA CACTTTCTCCCCCGAAGGTCGTTTGTTCCAGGTCGAATACTCTCTCGAAGCTATCAAGCTAGGTTCTACGGCGATCGGT GTTGCCACGTCGGAGGGCGTTATTCTCGGTGTTGAGAAGCGTGTCACATCAACACTCTTGGAGGCATCATCCGTTGAAAAGATTGTGGAAATTGATCAGCACATTGGCTGCGCCATGTCTGGTCTTCAAGCTGACGCCCGCAATCTTGTTGAACACGCCCGGGTCGAATGTCAAAATCACGCCTTCCACTATGCCGAGCCTCTCCGCGTTGAGAGCACAACTCAGGCTATTTGTGACTTGGCTCTCCGCTTTGGAGAGAGTGGCGATGATGAGGGGAGCGTGATGAGTCGGCCATTCGGCGTTGCCCTGCTGATCGCCGGATACGACGAGGATGGGCCTCAGCT ATACCACGCGGAACCCTCGGGTACTTTTTACCGTTACGATGCCAAAGCGATCGGCTCGGGAAGTGAAGGCGCCCAGGCCGAACTACAGAACGAATATCACCGGTCCCTGACATTGGCCGAAGCTGAATCATTGGTCCTGAAGACATTGAAGCAggtgatggaagagaagctggatgCGAAGAATGTGCAACTGGCGAGTGTGACAAAGGAGAAAGGTTTCCGGATCTACaatgatgaggagatgggCCGCGCTGTGGCACAACTGGGTGGAAACCAATAA